The nucleotide window ACAAGCAGAGAGCAGATATATCGCACTAATAAAATAAACGGTTTTCTTAAAAAGGCTCATCAGATAAAAATACTGGTTTTATTAAAAACGATGCAGTATTCATAATTTATCAGGAATAAAAAAATATTAGTCTATTATTTTAATAGACTAAAAAGAACTACTATATTTGCTTCATGACTATTTCGTTAGCATCCAAACATACCTATTGTTGTTGCTGTGGGCCATCGTTCTAAAACTGCCCGCTACAATATTAATATACCGCCATAGCAAAGTATTATTCAAAAAATTCCAAACCCGCTTTTCATCACATTCGTACCTATCTCATTATTTAACCACGGCCATCAGCCATTAAACCTTTTTTATGCCACTATTTTCAGCAAACATTGTATTACATTATGCAGGCCAGCAAGATTTTGCTTTACTAGATGAAGCCTTAAGATCGAATCACTTTTTTCCCGGGAACGCACCAAATGAAGACCTGGCGGAAAATCAAACCAGGGAAGCCATTACACTGCAGTATCTTAAAAAAGGTAATTTAGCCTTATTGGAGGTAATGGAACTGGTGAAAAATGCGGCCGCCAAAACCGGAAAAAAATTCTCCTTCACCGTTTTGAAAAACAGGTATGAGTAGTTGAGACAGGCCGTGCAATCAGGGTGAATTGGCAAGTATTGATTTCACTGTTTCTTGTTGTTTTACATGAGAAGGGCCGTTTTCACGGCCCTTTGTAATTAATTTGGAAAGCCATACTTTCCTGACAATACGGCTCGCTTATTCAAATGGACCAGGCTGTTAAAGCACTTGGTTGGACAATAACTTGCCGTGCTCCGTAAACAATACTTTATGCTTTTCCTTCGCCTTTGTTAACCTCATCTTATAGAAAACATTGCGTCCTTCCTGCAGGCGCTCTACGCTTGAGGGTGCAAATCCGTCGAAGGATTTTTTAATCGCTGATTGTACCGCACCAGGTAACTTCTCTTTATCAAAATCCTGCTTCCAGCGTTTCAGCTTTCCGCTATGATCCAGCCAAACCTCAAACTCCTGCCTGCCGATCTCAAATTCTGCTTTGTACAAACCGTTCTCCAATTCCCATACAACATCAGTAGCTTTTGGAAATTTTAATTGCAAAGCATTAATGATGATAGAAGGCACATTTTTAGACTGTACTTCCTGCGCATTTAAATAGCTGCCTGTTACCAGTAATATCAGTAAAATAATCGTTCTCAACACCTATCTTGTTTACAATACAAAAATAAAAGACCAAAACGGGAAAAAATCAGGAATGCTTGCGTTCCTGTCCGGTACCATTATCACCCGCTTGTATACTAAACCTGTGCTTACCGGTACCAAAGGAATAATGTGCAGAAAGGTGGTATAAACCCGCAATAGCCTTAACAATGGCCAGGCCCAAACCAGTGGATCCGCTTTCGGCAGATCGCTTATAAAACCGGTTAAACATTTTCTCCTCATCCAATGGCTCGGAAGCGTCGCCTGTATTCTCTATGTTAAATCCTGAATTTGACACAGTAATTACTATGGTACCTCCGGGGATATTGTGTACAATAGCATTTTTTAGGAGATTCACGACCAGTATTTCCGCCAGGGCGTAATTCATCTGTTTTTCGAAGCCACCCTCCTCCAGAAGCTGTATCTGTACTTTTCTGAAGCGAAGCAGGTCGGCAAAATCCTTTGCCAGTCTCTGAAAAATATCGTTAAACCGCACTTTTTGCTCTTCTGCAAATTGCTGGTTTTCTATTTTGGACAGCAACAATAAAGCCTTATTCAGGCGTTTAAGACTTTCAAGAGCCTGTATCACTTCTCCTACCGTTGCGGCATCTTCATCTGTTAACGCGCCTCTTTCTGCCAGTAACTCCAGTTTGTTAATACTGATAGCCAGTGGCGTTTGTAACTCGTGGGACGCATTTTCATTAAACTGTTTCTGGCTTAAATAGGTATCTGAGTTTCTTTGCAGGAGAGACTGCAGCGAATCATTCAACTCCCTGAACTCTTTCACTGAAGTATGGGCTGGTTTAAATAGAGGTGTATTACCCAGTTTAAAATTTCTGAGCTGGGTCAGTAAATAATGGAATGGCTTCCATATTTTCTTTAAAACAAAATTGTTCACCACCAGTATACTCGCCAGCATTACCCCATATAGAGCTGCCAAAGCCAAAAAAAGCTTCCGGATCAGGTCCGCTTTATTAATGACTGCCGATATGATCTTTAACTCATAATATTTCTCATTTGCCACAAATGCCGTAGTCAACAAGCGTACCGGCGCATGCTGTTCCAGTCGTTCCTGGTAAATAAGGGTATCTTTGTAAGTATCTAACACACGAATGGCTTTTTCTGCTGATATTTCATTGATCCTGTAATTTTTATCCCCAAATAAATTGCTACTCAGCATGGATGTATCGCCCTGCGCCCGGTGCACAATAAACATTTTATAATTGGTAAGACCGTCATCTACCGTTTCTTTCACTTCCTGCAACATGAAAAAGTAAAAAACAACTGCCCAAAGTCCTAATACGCCTAATAGAGATACAGACAGGTACAATAGTGTATGGTTCAGCAATTTCATATTACCTGCATCTTATAGCCAATACCATATACGGCACGTATCTCAAGGCTGCTCTCATGTTCATTTAACTTCCTTCTTAAATTTTTGATCTGCGAGTAAAGGAATTCGTAATCATTAGCCTCATCGGCATAAGCGCCCCAAACATG belongs to Niabella yanshanensis and includes:
- a CDS encoding sensor histidine kinase, with amino-acid sequence MKLLNHTLLYLSVSLLGVLGLWAVVFYFFMLQEVKETVDDGLTNYKMFIVHRAQGDTSMLSSNLFGDKNYRINEISAEKAIRVLDTYKDTLIYQERLEQHAPVRLLTTAFVANEKYYELKIISAVINKADLIRKLFLALAALYGVMLASILVVNNFVLKKIWKPFHYLLTQLRNFKLGNTPLFKPAHTSVKEFRELNDSLQSLLQRNSDTYLSQKQFNENASHELQTPLAISINKLELLAERGALTDEDAATVGEVIQALESLKRLNKALLLLSKIENQQFAEEQKVRFNDIFQRLAKDFADLLRFRKVQIQLLEEGGFEKQMNYALAEILVVNLLKNAIVHNIPGGTIVITVSNSGFNIENTGDASEPLDEEKMFNRFYKRSAESGSTGLGLAIVKAIAGLYHLSAHYSFGTGKHRFSIQAGDNGTGQERKHS
- a CDS encoding PepSY-like domain-containing protein, which produces MRTIILLILLVTGSYLNAQEVQSKNVPSIIINALQLKFPKATDVVWELENGLYKAEFEIGRQEFEVWLDHSGKLKRWKQDFDKEKLPGAVQSAIKKSFDGFAPSSVERLQEGRNVFYKMRLTKAKEKHKVLFTEHGKLLSNQVL